GCGCTCCTGCAGCAGCATGATGGCCTGAGTCGTGGCGACGAGTTCCGGCACGTCCATCTGGAACAGCTCGTCGCGGGGGTAGGTCTCCATGATGCCGAGGAGATCCTTGCCCGAATGCGACTCCGTGGGGAACCCGGAGGCTTCGAGGACGGCGCGCACCTTGTCCTTGATGATCGGGATCGTCCGCACGGAGCCCGTGTACGCGTTGGTGGAGAAGAGCCCGATGAAACGGCGCTCTCCGGTCACGTTGCCTGCAGCGTCGAAACTCTTGATGCCGATGTAGTCGAGGTACGCGGCGCGGTGCACGGTGGACCGCGAGTTCGCCTTGGTGATCACCAGAGCGCGCTTCTCGCGGGCCTTCGGCCGGCCGGAATCCGTCAGGTGCTGGATCTTCGGGGAATCGCCGAGGCTCCGCATGAGGCCGAGACCGCCCTCTTCGTGAGCTTCCAGGACGTCCTCGCCGTTGACGTCCAGGAGGTCGTACTCGCGGTAGCCGAGGAAGGTGAAGTTGTCATCCTCCATCCAGCGCAGCAGCGCCTGGGCGCCGGCGACATCCTGGATACCGGCGTCGGCGGGAAGCTGGCCCAGCTCATCGGCGACCTCGGAGGCCTTGTCACGCATCTTCTGCCAGTCTTCGACGGCGGTGCGGACGTCGTGAAGGACCTTCTCGAGTCCGGTCACGAGCTCCGCGGCTTCCTCCTCGTCAGCCCTGTCGATCTCGACGGCGATCCACGACTCGAGGCGCGTGGTGGAACCTTCCGCGGCGACGAACGAGGCGAGCGAGGGGATGGCGGCGGTGTCACCGCTGGTCTGGCCCACGTGTGCGGGGACCTGGGAGATCTTGCCGGCGTCGTGGGTCTCGGAGTCGCGCTGCACGACGAGCATCGGGTGCACCACGAGGCGGATGGCGCGGTGCTGGCGGACCAGCTCAGCGACGACGGAGTCGACCAGGAACGGCATGTCATCCGTGACGATCAGGACGACGCTGCATCCGGGTTCGGTCCGGACTTCCACCAGGGCCTGCTCCGGGGAGCGGCGGCTCCCGAGCCCGTGGTGGGCCAGCGCACGCTCGCGGAGCACGTCCGCGTCGTAGCGCGCCCGATCCTCGGGAGCGAGGTGCTGGTAGTAGTTGTCCAGGAAAGTGTCGACCGTTTCCTTGGTCATCGTCGGATTGCTGTCTGCCAGCGACACGTTGCACGCCTCCAGGGAGAATGATTCACCGCTTCATTGCGGTCTTAGTGGCGAGCCTAGCGCGATCCCGCCCGCCGCGTCGTGGCGTAAAACACAGAGGATTTCCGAGAACGCTGTGCAGATGCACAAACCAATGTTCGGACCGCCTGGCGCAGTTCAGAGTGCGGAGCGGACTCCGCCAGAACACTCCCCAGGCGCAGCGCGGTGTCCGCAACCTCCGGGGTGAACGGGAGAAATGAGCCGATCGGCAGGGACGGGCCGAAACGCTCCCACGCTTCTCGCAGCTGGCGCTCCGGAAAGCGTCCGACAGCGTCCTGCCGCACCTTGTTCATCAGCACAACCACTTCAGCCTCCGGCGAAGCCTCGCGCAGAGCGGGCGCGGCGCGCACCAGACGGGGCAATCCCACCGCGGTGGCCTCCCCCACGGCGTAGACCCTTTCCGCCGCTTCCAGCGCTACGAGAGAGGCGGCGTTCCGCCGGGGAGCCATGGTGTCGAAGCTGAGTTCCTCGTCAGCCTCCAGACAGAAGCCCACGTCGATGACCACATGGTCATAGAGCGCGGAACAGAGCTCCAGAACGATCGCCAGCGCGGGCCCTCTGAGCTCGCTCCACCGTTCCGGCCGGGTGAGTCCACTCAGCACGTCCAAGGATCCCGTCCCCAGTGCGAGCGGCACCCTGAGGCGTTCGAGCGCCGTCGCGTCGAGCCTGCCCTGGTCCGCCAGACGGCACGCCTGGGCGAGACCTGCGGACTCGTCCAGTAAACCGAGGTGTGCGGCCACGCTCGCCCCGTAGACGTCGGCGTCGAGAAGTGCGACGCCGCGTCCCTCCATCGCGAGTTCGGCCGCGATGTTGACCGCCACCGTTGTCCGCCCCGGTGCCCCGGCAGGCCCCCAGACCACGAGGACGCACGGTGGTCCCGCCGGATCCTGCGCCGCGTGCTGTCGATGCCGTCGCCCCTCGGCGGACCTCCCGGCACCGGCTGCATTCTCCCGCGATCCCTCCGCAAGAACCCGTCCGTCCGCGTGACTGCCGGCGGAGTCTCCGTCAGCGTCCACGGACCCGTCCACTGCGGATCCCGACGGTCGCGCGGCGGCCTGATGGTGAACCCGCGCCCAGGAGTTCCCCGGCTTCGCCCTCGACCCGGACGCGGCGCCGTCGTTCGCCGCACGAGGCGGATCCATCCGCCGGCCCACGAGGTCCAGAGCCGTCGAAAGCGATTCCTCCACCTGCGCGACCTCGGCGTCGGAAGGCAGGGTCAGCGCCCCCACGCGCGTCAGCCGCTCCCGCTCCGAAGAATCCTCACTCAGCACGAGCACCACGACCCCGAGAGCCCTCAGGCGGTCGACCGTGGTGGCGTCCAGCGCCGAGTCGCCGCCGGCGAAGAGCGCCACCTGCGCCAGGCCGGCCTGACAGGCGCCCATCAATTCCTCGAGGCTCTCGCTCCGTCTGACCACCGTGAACACGCCGCGTCGCGCCCCGCTCAGCCTCTCTGCGACTTCCGCCGATCCACCGCCAAACGCGGCGATGCTCACCGTCATGAAGCGTGCCCCGCAGGATTCCAGACCAGCGAGATCCTGGACTTGTTCGCCTGCGCGGCGAGAACCTGGGACAACTGGCCATCAGGGATCAGCACGATGACCACCTGAGACGTATTCGCACCGAACGTCTGCTGGTTCTGCACCACTTTGACCACGTCACCCGCGCGGACGA
The nucleotide sequence above comes from Arthrobacter woluwensis. Encoded proteins:
- a CDS encoding AAA family ATPase; protein product: MGACQAGLAQVALFAGGDSALDATTVDRLRALGVVVLVLSEDSSERERLTRVGALTLPSDAEVAQVEESLSTALDLVGRRMDPPRAANDGAASGSRAKPGNSWARVHHQAAARPSGSAVDGSVDADGDSAGSHADGRVLAEGSRENAAGAGRSAEGRRHRQHAAQDPAGPPCVLVVWGPAGAPGRTTVAVNIAAELAMEGRGVALLDADVYGASVAAHLGLLDESAGLAQACRLADQGRLDATALERLRVPLALGTGSLDVLSGLTRPERWSELRGPALAIVLELCSALYDHVVIDVGFCLEADEELSFDTMAPRRNAASLVALEAAERVYAVGEATAVGLPRLVRAAPALREASPEAEVVVLMNKVRQDAVGRFPERQLREAWERFGPSLPIGSFLPFTPEVADTALRLGSVLAESAPHSELRQAVRTLVCASAQRSRKSSVFYATTRRAGSR